The DNA sequence gtcattatgtgtagtcaattatgacaatgatgtatgctgcacgcgtaaatgatttttgttggaccaacaatttccttgcttaaccaaacgagtacttgataatattaattggttagtaacgggttacaataaattatatcgcataatgaatacaattacataaacaatgcatgtttagtcttcatttaggtctacatagtgtgttttgaatgacatcaagcttgtgtattgctgcattctactaatatatggaattgcCCACTGTTTTGCTtgagaataacaattgcttGACCACAACAGCGCTGGAGGCGGCAAGagacaatggtctttcaaataaacctgttgtacatgaacaaacattatatcatgcgctgaccgtgccaaacgaaccagcgaagtcattgcataattgttacactaactatattcaatgtacctgaacaaaatgatttccaaacacgtgaccgacacatatgatgcggtggccagaagagtcaggtggtggttgacttctaagagggaaaaatgtcatgctttgttgttgggacaacgatacaaggattacgttataccgtgaagcaatcacatatcccatgtctgttatatctatccacttgtccacactaacctcaatgaaccaaacatacacatgtaagtaatttaaacattgttattaaaaaaaattaacctaagaacatacctttgaaaagccatcaacaagtagggacaactttaattgttcaaatctctctgtgccaccgaagaggttcatgtactcatgcgaccacctgccaagttctttaatcaattcattacgcactaacggccacgaatcttcccccatacctaataaagcggcaatggaccgatatccacagttaccgtccgctttcacatccacaacgtcacgaatgaaaccttgaaagaatgacgcaaattgatccaacatcgggatgatccttgttggctgacACAGTTGAGAACATGATACACTTCGTTTCactggagagttgctgctttgaacagaatgaaaagcatcaacatactcccagtaagacggatcacgctttgtggatgtttgacttcttttcatcggtttcttcggtgcatctttagtgttcacctttgacggaggagggcacatagagttatgatcagggtatgcaatttctcgaagtttactcttcagagttactttgccagccacatcaagttcatcaaaccttttagatatgacctctatctcttccttgatggtgacttccgtctcacataacccttggtctgaaaagtaaagtctcctccaaaaaagatggactgactccaatgggatgctgccagcagtatacctagaaagctcacatgcacaaggaaggtcgtgcgtgcttctcatcacacaaccacaagaagagagattgttgccgagataacatagacggtcaatctcagaagcaatctgatttaaagcatccctcgaaaccatcccaagaagcctcttgtataaggtttttttatatacatggccaactacatgcgtactggtttcaaaggatgctttaatttcgacgtgttgcagcgtgatcatgttgttcatggcatcccaaacactacataggtctccaacactattttgtagtactcttttgagagcccaataagctgattcaaccctacatttaaaatacacaacaaacatgaaaatatacaacaattaaataccatttaatactaatcgttactaacaaataaaatcagttcttaatacctgtttgttgttgtgttgcctaggtgcataaccttattcgtccatgctgtaataaattttttcttgtgggggataatccatttgtcgttaacatagtcaatgaACATCGGCTAAGGcgaacaagcaacttgaaacttctgatgtgactcatggaactcgtgttcggacggacaatcaaccaaagtaccccagctatccattacatagtcccacgTATTTTTTTCCtcgattaaagatttgcacttcgccttcacattcttatcgatatgaaacctgcacaacaaattagtagactcgggaaacacagttttcactgcattcatcagtgttaggtctctgtcagtgacaataacaagagggaggcgatcgtgtcttaaaaataggcctcgaaatcgttccaaagcccatacaatattattaacacgctcagcctccagatatgcaaacccagcaaagaatgtcatcgccgttggtgtcactccaacaaagtcaagtagtgggagtctgtacctgtttgttttgtaggtactgtctataaaaaacaccagatgacatgcattacataactttactgcatctgggtgacaccaaaacagatcacgcaccacaacttcatccttcaatctatgccaatgaatgtattgatcacgttcgagaagcttcatcagatgctgcatttcggtatcagcttttcttattgaagaacgatatgcacttcttgcaatgtaaatttgctttatcgtggtgCAACTATcagcattgtgttccttcaacgttaccaagatgtttttcggtttcaccatcgactttgtcatatcagcaataattttcttttcttccttagtcaatcgcccagcgtatggatgtccaactaaggacttcgccaattcatgattatgaatcccacagatcaacttcaccatccaaccttcccctccatgcactggtttcccacgaagcctgaagggacaaccacatttcctactcccggtgtcatttctaacgaattctttatttctacacttgtacgtaccactcctttcacacccaattaagaaaaatgaacTTCTTTCTCTGCTACCGGTCTCTGTGTCagatctcataatcactgcaacaaattcattttcatgggcaactgttcgagcccattgcaaaacatcatctcgagtagcgaatacctacaacgcaaccctaacatattaattttcatacaaaccatcaattcaaccaatgactcaaattatctatgattacctgagatgtattaaaagcatttgaacaatcgacatgtggttcattcaccccacattcttcttgattatcataatcataatccatatgaacttcttgtgacaccgcaaagtcatacctccattgatctgcgtccatcttaaggacatatgcatcatacacaactatattaaaattatcatataaccacatccataAATTGACTACTTattaactaacaactaatacaaatatattctaaatttataactacattatttacttaaactaaacttatcactataataaacaactaataaaacatttttgtaccattatacctaattaaatcaataattcacaacatatataaaataaaataaaatatatatatatatatatatatatatatatatatatatatatatatatattataaaacagaaataaataaaaagttaataatttaacattccggaagaacttcttccggaagttactcAGACCCATTCCAgaagaaggtcttccggaagtgTTTTCCGGAAGCACTTCTTTCGGAAGTTACCTCAGAAATTTCTTCCGGATACactttttttactgtttttcttcactaaaaactagctggaaaaggaaaaaaaatactcataaatGCGTACCTCCGACGAAATAGGAAGAACAGCCActaacaaaacttcaaatacgaaacacgggaccaccaaatcttcaaatacttCACGGGACAACCAATGGAAACTGCAAAAGGGACCACCACCGAAACAACAGCAAGCAACCAAAACGGAAGAAACAAAGCAGAGAAGAAACAAGCAGAGAAGAAAACGCAGTAAAAAGAAGCATGTACgcgttaatttaaagaaaattacacaagggcaaaatcgtcattacatacgcagtaaatattattttatttttacttattattataaaatgaaaattcttttttcttcattttgttataaaataataatcatttttttatatattaacttttgtaatagaaattaaatgttatcataataaataatttatatttttaataaaatttacgaattaattaatttttatggtttaaaaaacaaattacaaatattagtcataattacgttcactaattatttaattatttatgtataataatattaattattttataatttagtttatccattaaaagtaaattattacaaaataatttttttttttaaaaaagctaaCTTCCgaaagaagcttcttccggaaacttccggaagaaggttcttccggaaacatttcggatgacgttcttccggaagtaGTTTGTGGGTACTTCCGGAAGTCACAAATTCTTCTTCCGAAAGAAGTTTttttccggaaactttccggaaaacCTTTTTCCGGAAATTTTCCAGAaaaacttcttccggaagaagaattACTGAAGGGCAGTTTCGCTTTCGGAAAgttttcggaaaaaaacttcttccggaagaagaattACTGAAGGACAGTTTCGCCACTTCActgtttgctgggtgccccaacaataatgctgggtgcacgtagcaactcccTCCTCTTTAGCCTGACCACAAACAAAGATAGAAAGAATGAAGATTCAATCACATTATTAATAGTCATTAAAAATCACATATTAATTCATTGTCCAAAAAGCAAAAttcacattattaattaatattaggaCCTTGTGCTCATGCTCAGTTCAGGAGATGGAGATCTAGTTCAAGAGAGATCCTGATATATCTAGAAGTGAACCACGACAGTGATTCCCATTGACACGGTTGTGTTGGAGATGTTTACATACACTTTGACGCTCAAGTCAGTAATAATACAACACAAGGTGGAGTGAAGAATGAAATAGAGTTAGTTATTATACCCATGTTTGACATGTTTTATATCATGCTTTAAGATGAAAAAATCAGTTATCCAGCTATGTCCAGCATGACCATCTTCTCATTGTGGCTGAGAAGGCCATTGCGGTAGCCCGAGTATTGAGGAGGTTCTCAGGATAGGTTAGTAGGGATGAAGTCAGAGATTCAACTTTGATAATCCGGATTATACGAGTATCCCGTCTCACTTGATGTTAGGATTACTTTTCCATAACACTTTGCTTTCTCATTCTTATCTTACAGTTTTTTCTTTATGCTTTACACAAGTGTTATTTAGTATGATTCGCATTGCACAAAAGCCACGAAATGATGGTTTATGAAAACACATGTTGATTTATGGAAATTGTGCTAGTGTTATTCTACAGATTttttcaagaaagaaaaaatttgtcTTAGCTACGATTtcctttaaaaaagaagaaaaaggaataatTAGGCGGGTAAGTTGCCTACGCTAACTTGTTTAACTTAAGCCATAATTAacactcaaatttgaaaaagaaaaaagaaaaaagaaacacgaGTCAATGCAATAGCAATACATGTAACATGTTGagccaaaattttcaaattcttttttttacaaattttcaaattctaATTGTGAATTGAACACGCCCGATTTAAGTTACACGAGATGAACAATATGCAAAAGTAAAACCGACTTTAATTCTAAATCAAATCATGTCACCTAAAAGCAAGAACAAGAATATTATTCGTGAAGTGACTAGGACATCTTTGTTGGCGTACGAGGCAAAAGCTATTCCCATTTCGTTGGAACTTGTGGTAGAATTTCACTTGTTTGCGTGTTTTTTAAATAACGGCAACTTCGCGTTCATTTTATATATCAGCGTTTTTCTTTGACAAATTAGTATGTTTCCACATACTTTCACGTAACACGTTATGAATAATTGAaccattaattaagaaatttcaaTACTTGTCTTCAGTCATCTTGTTCCCGAGTCTTTTCACATACTTTTCTCAACCGACAAGTcaatattttatctttgtaaattccATAGAAATTCAagttgatgaaaaaaaatacttctcaGTACACTAGCCATAAAATGTTCTTAAACAAACATTTTCTTTCTTCCGggaaatcttgaagcaaatgtaGTCACTGTACACCTTCACCCTTTTATCACGTTTGAGGTTGACTCTTATACTTGAAGCTCAGACAGAACGAgtcaatgcattttttttctttctataaattgaaattgattCACATACAAATTGGTTCAGTGTAATCTTCCCCTAGTCTAGatatcaaatatcaatatggAGAAGAAAAATGGTAATACAatcctattttttctctctttatgtCTTGGAATTCTAACATGGAACGTTAGAATAAAGGGtttcttgtcttttttgttttacttcAAGGTTGTGTTCATTTATGTCTCTCAAACATGGAAGGCATGGACCAAAACTAGAGTTAATAACTCAAATTGTGAACATGTGAAGCAGAGTTTGGACTACATTGAGAGAAGTGCAAGAGTGAGCAAAGAAGACGTAGTTCTGGTGATGGAAAAGCTGGGAATCAATGCTGAATTATGTGATGATGGTATAGAGGAGTttggtttaaaaattattgGGGAATTGTTTGATGATGAGGATGTTAACTTGTCAGAGGTAGAGCAAGCCTTTGATGTGTTTGACCAAAACAAAGATGGGTTTATAGAGGCAAGAGAATTGCAAAGGGTCTTATCCTGTTTGGGGTTAGGGAAAGACTTGATGGAATGTGAAGAAATGATTAATGCAGTTGATCAAAACGGAGATGAACTAATTGATCGCAATGAGTTTTTTAGGATTATGGAACAGTGTTTTGGGTGAAATTTTCTCCATATGCTAGCTATCTTAATTTCTGTTGCCTTTACAAGCTATCTAATATTTCATGTACTTTctatgatttttcatttttaatgaaaaaatatactttCTATGATTATAATTGTGAATCAAGTATCATTGCTACTTAGTTATCAAGCTCATTAGATTCTGTTtctaaacctatttttatgtgTAATGCGTCTCTTCTACTTGCTCTACTCGTGCCTATTTTGAAAACTTCGTATTATCTAACACAATCTCAAGTAATTGCATTGTCTGTGTTCTTCAACAATTAGTATTAACGCACACATCAGGGCCAGGATTAGGCCTAGGCTAGAGGAATGACGACCCAGGGCCCTTAACTGGAAGGGATCCCAAAAAACTATAGTTATGGAATACATTGAAACCATTGTCTCCTGTCATAtgactattttttatatctaaattaaaatgacaTGAGATGTAtactttcttattcttttttttttctaagattgCATTTATAAATTCATGTTAAAAAATCTTTAACTCGTTATGACATATAAACATGTAAGAAGAATGCCGGAAGACTCTCTCTTACCCTCTTCTTGTAATATTCTTTCTATGATGTactctttttatatttacttgaattat is a window from the Glycine max cultivar Williams 82 chromosome 2, Glycine_max_v4.0, whole genome shotgun sequence genome containing:
- the LOC100784685 gene encoding calmodulin-like protein 7; this encodes MEKKNGNTILFFLSLCLGILTWNVRIKGFLSFLFYFKVVFIYVSQTWKAWTKTRVNNSNCEHVKQSLDYIERSARVSKEDVVLVMEKLGINAELCDDGIEEFGLKIIGELFDDEDVNLSEVEQAFDVFDQNKDGFIEARELQRVLSCLGLGKDLMECEEMINAVDQNGDELIDRNEFFRIMEQCFG